The stretch of DNA TTTCAACTACTCTCATAGTCTCTTCAGATGTAACTCTATGTCCGTCTACAAACTCTGAGTGTATTTCTAATTTATCAAGAAGTTCAGAAATTCTTGCTCCACCACCATGTACAATTACTGGCTTAATTCCCACAAGAGAAAGAAGAACAATATCTTCAGCAAATTTTTCTTTTAGTTCAGGACTTGTTTGTGCAGAACCACCATATTTAATAACAATAGTTTTTCCATAGAATTTTTTAATATGAGGTATCGCGTCAAGAAGGGTTTGTACCTTATGTTGTTTTTTTTGCATAGAAGTTCCCTAAGATTATTATTTTTAAGGCAAATATTTTACCTAAAATAATCTTAAGGTTTTAATTTTTAAACTAAAGACTGATCAAACCTAATAACTTTGTTTCTTCCACTATTTTTTGCTTTATATAGTGCAAGGTCAGCATATTTAATTGCTTCCTCTAAGTCTTCAGTATCTTCAGGGAACATTGACACCCCGATACTCATAGTTTTTTGTAGTGTTGTACTTCCACCTGTTGGAATCTCTTTTTTAGCAAAGTTAACTCTTATCTTTTCGGCAACATCCATAGCACCTTTTTCATCACAATTATATAATAATACAATAAACTCTTCTCCACCAAATCTAACGGCAATATCTGATTCTCTGATATTTTCATTTAAAGTTTGAGCTACAATTTTGATTGCATTATCTCCAATATCATGACCATAAGTATCATTTACCATTTTAAAGTAATCAATATCAAGCATTAGCACACCATATGCTATACCAGAACGCTTAGTTTGAGAAGTAATACTTGGAATAGCATCTTCTAGATATTTTCTATTTTTTAAATCAGTTAAAGCATCAGTTTGAGCATTGTGTTCTAAAATATTCATAAGTTTTTTACTTACGATTACTGTTTTTGCAGCATCAACATAATCTTGAATATATGGAATCATTTCTCTTACTTCAATTGTTTGATTTACTGTATCTGTATAAATTGAAATAATTAAATCAAGCTCATTTGAAATAGCATAAGGTACACAAAAATAGTTTGTCTTATCACATGATGGACATGCAGGACAGATATCTTTAAATTGTGTTGAGTCTATAGTTGTATTTGTTCTATCTGCTCTACAACCTTCATCAAAAATATTACAGATAACTTTTGCTTCACTGTGAACAAGGTTAATCTCGTTTGTAATTGTACTTATCTCAAAGAAATTAAACTTACTAATTCCTAGTTTTATTTTTAAAACTTCTGCAAGTCTATTATATACATCATCAATTGTTTCATCATACTCAATTGTTTTTCTAAATTTATAAACATCAGATAGTCTATCTACTGTATTTTTTACATTGATTAAGTGGTCTTTATCTGTTACTTTATGGTTTTCAGATAAGAAAATAGAGATTTTAGAATCAATTGCCTCTAAAGTTATCTCTAGTTTTTCAAGTAAACCATTAATCCAAAGAGCAACATCTTTTGCTTCTTTTCCTTTTGGATTTTGAATTCTATATGAATAATCACCTTGTTGGGCTTTATTCATAACTCTTTTAATAGAATCAAATAGTGAAAGGAATGGAGAAATAATAAAGTTTAGTAAGAAAATAATTACAATCATTAAAACAGATGCAATAAGTAGTGTATCGGTAATAGTTCTAATACCTATTTGCTTTGAGTCATCAATAGACATTTCAATAGAAATAGCACCTAAAGTATCACCTTCTTGTGCATTTGTATGACAAGACATACAATTGATTTTGCCTTTGCTTGTTGCATTATATGGAATAGTGATTCTATATGTACTTTGTGAGAAGATTTTGTCATTTATAACTTTTTTTGTTTCACCAGTTTGTAAAACTTCTCTATCGACATCATCTCTTGCAGTTTCATTATTGAACCCTTTTCCATACATATCGATTACTTTTTGAGATCTACTTAACCAAATCTTATCAATATTTGGAATATCTTCTAATTGACTTAAGAAAAGTTCTCTATCATCAATAACTCCACTCACCATTTGGGAAGTCAATGAGTGCTCTACTGTTTTTGCAACAGCCTTTGCTTTATCATCAATTGATTGAATACCATAATTTCTAAAGTTATAGACCATGTCTATAGTGATTAGAAAAAAAGTAAAGGAAATAATCGAAATAACAAGTAGAATAATCTTATTTTTTGTCTGCATTCAGTATCTCTTCTTCGCTGATAATAATCTTAAAATATATTATAACAGTAAAATTATAAAAAAACTTATAGTTATATAGATATAAATGATTATTTTTGTATTATTCTGTTATGAAAAAATATTTAGCATTAAAAGCAAGTGCAGGAAGTGGGAAAACTTTCGCCTTAACAGTAAGATATATAACATTATTATTAAAAGGTGCTAGTCCTAAAGAGATATTAACACTAACCTTTACAAATAAAGCTGCAAATGAGATGAGTGAAAGAATTTATAAAACTTTGCTTTCACTTGGAGAAGATGAGGCATATTTAGGTGCAATACAAGAGCAGTCAGGTTTTTCTAAAGAAGAAATACTAAGTAGAAAAGAACAACTTGTACATATCTTTTCTAATGCTTCTTTATCTATATTTACTATTGATAAGTTTGTAAATAAGATTTTAAGAGAGTTTAGTGGATATGCTGGAATAAATGATGATTTTGAAATTAAAGAGGATGATGTAGAGAAACTAAGTAGTAAATTTCTACAATCTTTAGACATAGATAGTTTTGATAAATTGATTGATTTCTCTTTATTTGAAAATAAAAAGTATAACTCTATCTTTGAAATATTTAAAAATATTTTTGAAAAGGGTGAGACAGTTGATGTTGTAAATATAGATCTTTCATTAATAGAAATACAAAAAAAAGAGGCTTTAACTGAAGGTTTAAAAATAAAAGAGTTTATTTTAAACTGTCCAAATGCTTCAAAAAGTGCAATAAAAGCAGTTGAGTATGAAAATTTTGATGAACTAATCTCTAAAAAATGGTTAGAGAAGAATAGTGCAGGGGAGTATTCATATTTCAAGAAATGTGCAAATGAGACTTTAGAACAATATTTTGCCAAAACAAAAGAGCAAGTAGGAAACTACTATAAGTTGAGGTCTACTTTTTCTTTAAGTAGATTATTTGAACTATACAATCTTTTCAAAGAGTATAAAAGAAAATATAATAGTTCTAAAAATTACTTACACTTTGATGATATTTCAAATATTTGTTATGAGCTATTAAGTA from Arcobacter sp. F155 encodes:
- a CDS encoding GGDEF domain-containing protein; the encoded protein is MQTKNKIILLVISIISFTFFLITIDMVYNFRNYGIQSIDDKAKAVAKTVEHSLTSQMVSGVIDDRELFLSQLEDIPNIDKIWLSRSQKVIDMYGKGFNNETARDDVDREVLQTGETKKVINDKIFSQSTYRITIPYNATSKGKINCMSCHTNAQEGDTLGAISIEMSIDDSKQIGIRTITDTLLIASVLMIVIIFLLNFIISPFLSLFDSIKRVMNKAQQGDYSYRIQNPKGKEAKDVALWINGLLEKLEITLEAIDSKISIFLSENHKVTDKDHLINVKNTVDRLSDVYKFRKTIEYDETIDDVYNRLAEVLKIKLGISKFNFFEISTITNEINLVHSEAKVICNIFDEGCRADRTNTTIDSTQFKDICPACPSCDKTNYFCVPYAISNELDLIISIYTDTVNQTIEVREMIPYIQDYVDAAKTVIVSKKLMNILEHNAQTDALTDLKNRKYLEDAIPSITSQTKRSGIAYGVLMLDIDYFKMVNDTYGHDIGDNAIKIVAQTLNENIRESDIAVRFGGEEFIVLLYNCDEKGAMDVAEKIRVNFAKKEIPTGGSTTLQKTMSIGVSMFPEDTEDLEEAIKYADLALYKAKNSGRNKVIRFDQSLV